One window of the Thermodesulfomicrobium sp. WS genome contains the following:
- a CDS encoding ParB/RepB/Spo0J family partition protein — protein sequence MTGSTRGLGRGLDALLGSTSSEPQEGLQEIPLSQLRPSPYQPRQHFDPVGLEELAASIAAQGVIQPLTVRPMDNGNYEIVAGERRFRACQMAGLYTAPCLVRKMSDTEAMAVALVENLQREDLSPMEEARALEALRVTLNLTQEDLADQVGKSRSAVANALRLLKLPTSVQDMVEDGRLSAGHARALLALETEELISAAAQEVVRRGLTVRQTEALVKRFPPTPPQPKTLPADMAAWHQRMSARIPCPIQVRGDEKRGQVVFSYRNPRERALLLALMEGLEMPQ from the coding sequence ATGACTGGAAGCACACGCGGCCTTGGCCGCGGCCTCGACGCCCTTTTGGGCAGCACGTCCAGCGAGCCTCAGGAAGGCTTGCAGGAAATCCCCCTCAGCCAGCTTCGGCCCAGCCCCTATCAGCCGCGGCAGCACTTCGACCCCGTTGGCCTGGAAGAGCTGGCGGCGTCCATCGCAGCCCAAGGCGTCATTCAGCCGCTCACCGTGCGGCCCATGGACAACGGCAACTACGAAATCGTGGCCGGAGAGCGCCGTTTCCGCGCCTGTCAAATGGCCGGCCTGTACACCGCCCCCTGCCTGGTGCGGAAGATGAGCGACACCGAAGCCATGGCCGTGGCCTTGGTGGAAAACCTGCAGCGGGAAGACCTCTCGCCCATGGAAGAAGCCCGCGCCCTGGAGGCCCTGCGCGTCACCCTGAACCTCACCCAGGAAGACTTGGCGGACCAGGTGGGCAAGAGCCGCTCCGCAGTGGCCAACGCCCTGCGCTTGCTCAAGCTCCCTACCTCGGTCCAGGACATGGTGGAGGACGGCCGGCTCTCCGCAGGCCATGCCCGCGCCCTCCTCGCCCTGGAGACCGAAGAGCTCATCAGCGCCGCGGCCCAGGAAGTGGTGCGGCGGGGGCTTACGGTGCGGCAGACCGAGGCCCTGGTCAAGCGCTTCCCCCCCACGCCGCCTCAGCCCAAAACCCTGCCCGCGGACATGGCGGCCTGGCACCAGCGCATGTCCGCGCGTATCCCCTGCCCCATCCAGGTACGCGGCGATGAAAAGCGCGGCCAAGTGGTCTTCTCCTACCGCAATCCCCGGGAGCGGGCCCTGCTTTTGGCCTTGATGGAAGGATTGGAGATGCCCCAATGA